One window of Equus caballus isolate H_3958 breed thoroughbred chromosome 3, TB-T2T, whole genome shotgun sequence genomic DNA carries:
- the ORC6 gene encoding origin recognition complex subunit 6 isoform X3 — protein MCLDLAASCMECPLDRAYLIKLSGLNKKVYQSCLKSFECLLGLNSNIGMRDLAVQFSCTEAVNMASKILQSYESSLPQTQQVDLDLSRPLFTTAALLSACKLLKLKVDKNKMVATSGVKKAIFDRLCKQLEKIGQLMDRAPRDSVTSPQKKKMMMVEPPAEETEKVVEIPHKPQKDEDLTQDYEEWKRKILENAARARKAPAE, from the exons gctTATTTAATTAAACTTTCTGGTTTGAACAAGAAGGTCTATCAGAGCTGTCTTAAATCTTTTGAATGTTTACTGGGCCTGAATTCAAATATTGGGATGAGAGACCTGGCTGTACAGTTTAGCTGTACAGAAGCAGTGAACATGGCTTCAAAGATACTGCAAAG CTATGAGTCCAGTCTTCCACAAACACAGCAAGTGGATCTTGACTTATCCAGGCCACTTTTCACCACGGCTGCACTACTCTCGGCATGCAA GCTTCTAAAGCTAAAggtggataaaaataaaatggtagccACATCTGGTGTAAAAAAAGCCATATTTGATCGACTTTGTAAACAATTAGAGAAGATTGGGCAGCTGATGGACA gagCGCCTAGAGATTCAGTTACTTCAccacagaagaaaaagatgatgatgGTTGAACCTCCAGCAGAAG aaacagagaaggtGGTAGAGATCCCACATAAACCTCAGAAAGATGAAGATCTGACACAGGATTATGaagagtggaaaaggaaaattttggaaaatgctgcCAGAGCACGAAAGGCTCCCGCAGAGTGA